The following nucleotide sequence is from Methanofastidiosum sp..
ATGCAGTTGTCATAGACAACTTGGATATCGTTGTCCTTACAAAATATTATAGCTTCTTGAGACTCAGAGCCAGGTTGCATCCAAACTTTTGTTATTCCAATTTCTTTACATTCTTTGACTATCTGTTCTGTAATATGTGGGGGCACCACAGTATCGACAACATCAATTTTGACAGGAATCTCAGAAAGTGAATGGTAACATTTATCGCCCTCCACAGTTTCAGCCTTGGGATTAACAGGTATGACTTTGTATCCGGCAGCCCTCAAATCTCTGTAGATTATATTCCCATATTTATCTCTGTTATCTGACGCTCCAACTATTGCTATAACATTTTTCTTGTCAAGAAATTCTTTAAATTCCAGAATATCACATCCTCTTAATTACCTTTTCAATTCTGTCCATCGCTTCAGAAAGGTCGCTCTGAGGGACATCGGCAAATGAAAATCGAACATATCCATCCCAGTCCTTTCCAAATGAAATCCCTGGAACACATAATACCTTTGCCACCTTCAATAAGAACTTTGCAAATCCTAAAGAGTCTATTTTGTAAGAAGAAACATCTGAAAAGGCATAATAAGCTCCTTCAGGAAGATTTGATGGGAGACCAATCTCATTCAATCTCTTTACAACAAAGTCCCTTCTTTTTCTATACTCCTCAGTTGTAGCTTTGACAAAATTCATTGAAGTTTCATCGTTTACAGCTTTTAGTGCTGCGACTTGGATGAAGTCGGGAGCACTTACAACTAA
It contains:
- a CDS encoding CoA-binding protein codes for the protein MLEFKEFLDKKNVIAIVGASDNRDKYGNIIYRDLRAAGYKVIPVNPKAETVEGDKCYHSLSEIPVKIDVVDTVVPPHITEQIVKECKEIGITKVWMQPGSESQEAIIFCKDNDIQVVYDNCIMAQRRFFEAEQSKKTN